Proteins co-encoded in one Chaetodon auriga isolate fChaAug3 chromosome 9, fChaAug3.hap1, whole genome shotgun sequence genomic window:
- the mxd3 gene encoding max dimerization protein 3, producing the protein MEGNVCNIQVLLRAAEFLERREREAEHGYASVLPLSPDHSDKRSKQKSKKMSAGGNRSVHNELEKNRRAQLRHCLEQLKKQVPLSSDSMRNTTLNLLRRAQLHIKKLQEQDERAEQLKGRLRWEQRELRVRLEQLQRGSERMRNDSQGSTMSSERSDSDREDVEIDVESIVFDCVDSDGLSITHTDADHCYSSMDKAWL; encoded by the exons ATGGAAGGAAACGTTTGCAACATCCAGGTGCTTCTTCGGGCTGCTGAGTTTCTGGAGAGAAGAGAGCGAG AGGCAGAACATGGATATGCTTCAGTCCTGCCTCTCAGTCCGGATCACTCGGACAAGAGAAGCAAACAGAAGAGCAAGAAGATGTCTGCTGGTGGCAATAG GTCAGTTCACAACGAGCTGGAGAAAAACAG ACGAGCTCAGCTGAGGCACTGCCTGGAGCAGCTCAAGAAGCAAGTCCCTCTGTCATCTGACTCCATGAGGAACACCACCCTCAACCTGCTGAGACGAGCCCAGCTCCATATAAAG aagctgcaggagcaggacgagcgtgcagagcagctgaagggcCGCCTGCgctgggagcagagggagctgcGGGTTCggctggagcagctgcagagaggctcGGAGAGGATGAGGAACGACAGCCAGGGCTCCACCATGTCGTCCGAGAGGTCCGACTCCGACAGAG AGGACGTGGAGATTGATGTGGAGAGCATCGTGTTCGACTGCGTGGACTCTGACGGACTGAGCATTACGCACACTGATGCAGACCACTGTTACTCCAGCATGGACAAAGCCTGGCTATGA
- the prelid1a gene encoding PRELI domain containing 1a, translated as MVKYYCCAGLLKSTWDQVCVAFWQRYPNPYSNHVLTEDIIFREVTPTNCLISRRLLTKTSRAPRWMERYLPKHMASSAYIIEDSIVDPQKRTMTTLTWNISHARLMSVEERCEYRINPNNGSWTEIKREAWISSNVYGLTRAIQEFGLARFKTSVTKTMKGFEYVLARMQGETPSRTLAETATERARETALAAKEKAKDLASHAHKKQYV; from the exons ATGGTGAAGTACTACTGCTGCGCAGGTTTGCTCAAAAGCACCTGGGACCAAGTTTGTGTTGCTTTCTGGCAGCGATACCCCAACCCGTACAG TAACCACGTTTTGACTGAGGACATCATTTTCCGAGAGGTTACTCCAACCAACTGCCTCATTTCCAGACGTCTGTTGACCAAAACCAGCCGTGCGCCTCGCTGGATGGAGCGGTACCTTCCGAAGCACATGGCCAGCTCTGCATACATCATCGAGGACTCTATTGTGGACCCTCAGAAAAGGACCATGACCACGCTCACATGGAACATCAGCCACGCTCGCCTCATG TCTGTGGAAGAGCGGTGCGAGTACCGAATTAACCCCAACAATGGCAGCTGGACAGAGATTAAGAGAGAAGCTTGGATCTCTTCCAATGTCTACGGCCTCACTAGAGCTATTCAG GAATTTGGGCTTGCAAGGTTCAAGACCAGTGTAACAAAGACCATGAAAGGCTTTGAGTATGTGCTGGCCAGAATGCAAG GTGAAACTCCATCAAGAACCTTAGCAGAAACTGCTACAGAGCGAGCAAGAGAGACAGCACTGGCAGCTAAGGAGAAAGCCAAAGACCTCGCCTCACACGCCCACAAGAAACAATACGTGTga
- the npy7r gene encoding neuropeptide Y receptor Y7: MSPPDTSNSSSEGEAGEANPWILFNDSMGSFPPGFHTDVTKHLGVQITLITAYSLIILLGLLGNSLVIYMIIRYRNMRTVTNFFIANLALADLLVNTLCLPFTLVYTLLDEWKFGAVLCHMVPFAQALSVHVSILTMTVIALERYRCIVFHLGRRLTWHSSFLIMAITWTMSAVFAAPLAIFREYRYEEIPSINLHIAVCSENWPHGTSRDGVIYSLSMLLLQYIIPLAIISYAYICIWVKLKNHVSPSSRNDSIIRRKKTTKMLALVVVVFAICWLPFHVIQLASDLDLALRLKEYKLIYTVFHIVAMCSTFTNPLLYGWMNKNYRNGFLMVFRCEDKPDSFHPEGSFRTRSIRRLTLNGRNGGHPPTAV, from the coding sequence ATGAGCCCACCTGACACATCCAACAGCTCAAGTGAAGGGGAGGCTGGTGAAGCCAATCCTTGGATTCTGTTTAACGACAGCATGGGTTCATTTCCTCCTGGTTTCCACACTGACGTCACCAAGCACCTTGGAGTCCAGATCACCCTGATCACAGCTTATTCCCTAATCATtctgctggggctgctggggAACTCTCTTGTCATCTACATGATAATTCGCTACAGAAACATGCGAACAGTGACCAACTTCTTCATAGCTAACCTGGCCCTGGCTGACCTCCTGGTGAACACTCTCTGTTTGCCCTTCACCTTGGTTTACACTCTTCTAGATGAGTGGAAGTTTGGGGCTGTGTTGTGCCACATGGTGCCCTTTGCCCAGGCCCTGAGTGTGCATGTATCCATCCTGACCATGACTGTCATCGCTCTGGAGCGTTACCGCTGCATCGTCTTCCACCTTGGTCGGCGCCTCACGtggcactccagcttcctcatCATGGCGATCACATGGACTATGTCTGCTGTCTTTGCAGCACCCCTGGCCATCTTCAGAGAGTACAGGTATGAAGAGATCCCCTCCATCAACCTGCATATCGCTGTCTGCTCTGAGAACTGGCCCCACGGGACCAGCAGGGATGGAGTGATCTACAGCCTGTCAATGTTGCTCCTACAGTACATAATTCCTTTAGCTATCATCAGTTATGCTTACATCTGCATCTGGGTCAAACTGAAGAATCACGTCAGCCCGTCCAGCCGTAACGACAGCATCATCCGCCGAAAAAAAACCACCAAGATGCTggcgctggtggtggtggtgtttgcTATCTGCTGGCTGCCGTTCCATGTGATTCAGCTGGCCAGTGATCTGGACCTGGCACTCAGGCTGAAGGAGTACAAATTGATATACACCGTGTTCCATATCGTAGCTATGTGTTCAACTTTTACCAACCCTCTCCTGTATGGGTGGATGAATAAAAATTACAGGAATGGCTTCCTCATGGTCTTCCGTTGCGAGGATAAGCCAGATTCTTTCCACCCTGAGGGCTCGTTCAGGACACGCTCCATACGAAGGCTGACTCTGAATGGTCGTAATGGTGGGCACCCACCGACCGCTGTATGA
- the trim105 gene encoding tripartite motif containing 105 isoform X2, with the protein MAAAAATATTSSKGSLREDLTCAICCDLFREPVMLACLHHFCKPCISRYWRGTQGPVSCPQCRKEFTSKQFQTNYLVTAMVEKVRATTSETYIRNLEKQLKETLESHRLKKEDFINSIRRDKDKLDTIKRVGADLQARVKGEFRALHQILQDEEACVLEQLRREQEEELEKVQRHLEAVELAVRELEDNLRALQQASTATECVVLTEVRRQPPCVQVDTVPEFDINTFSSKYMAPLQYITWRKMFKSLKPGPSPLTFDVDTAHPSIHISRDKTVAVECNAMIPHLDHSKRFIQCVNVLAAQGFQSGRHYWEVEVASKPKWDVGVAAEAADRHARIKLSPESGYWTLRLRNGNEYSAGTQPWTRLHLCSFPQRLGVFLDCEERRVSFYNADDMSLLYSFTNGPRGKVFPFFSPCISDRSQKPQPVKLLHYPAVALSG; encoded by the exons ATGGCTGCTGCGGCCGCCACCGCCACCACATCGTCCAAAGGCAGCCTGAGAGAGGACCTGACATGTGCCATATGCTGTGACCTTTTCCGAGAGCCCGTCATGTTGGCCTGTTTGCACCACTTCTGCAAACCCTGCATCTCCAGGTACTGGAGGGGAACCCAAGGCCCTGTGAGCTGCCCACAGTGCCGCAAGGAGTTCACCTCCAAGCAGTTTCAAACAAACTACCTTGTGACAGCCATGGTGGAGAAGGTCAGGGCGACCACTTCGGAAACTTACATCAGGAACCTAGAG aaacaaCTTAAAGAGACTTTGGAGAGCCATCGCCTGAAGAAGGAGGACTTCATCAACAGCATTcgcagagacaaagacaagctgGATACCATAAAG AGAGTCGGAGCAGATCTGCAGGCTCGTGTCAAAGGCGAATTCAGAGCTCTCCATCAGATCCTGCAGGATGAGGAGGCCTGCgtgctggagcagctgaggagagagcaggaggaggagctggagaaagtGCAGCGCCACCTGGAGGCCGTCGAGCTGGCCGtgagggagctggaggacaATCTGAGAGCGCTACAGCAGGCTAGCACCGCCACTGAGTGCGTCGTGCTGACTGAGGTGAGAAGGCAGCC ACCATGTGTGCAGGTGGACACTGTGCCAGAGTTTGATATTAACACTTTCAGTAGCAAATACATGGCCCCCTTACAGTACATCACATGGAGAAAGATGTTCAAGTCTTTGAAGCCAG GTCCTTCTCCATTAACGTTTGACGTCGACACAGCTCACCCAAGCATCCACATCTCCAGGGACAAAACGGTGGCAGTCGAATGTAACGCCATGATCCCACATCTGGACCACAGCAAGCGTTTCATCCAGTGTGTCAACGTCCTCGCCGCCCAGGGCTTCCAGTCAGGCCGACACTACTGGGAGGTCGAAGTGGCCTCCAAGCCCAAGTGGGACGTGGGCGTGGCCGCCGAGGCCGCAGACAGGCACGCTCGGATCAAGCTGAGCCCCGAAAGCGGCTACTGGACGCTGCGGTTACGCAATGGGAACGAGTACTCAGCTGGCACGCAGCCCTGGACGAGGCTGCATCTGTGCTCTTTCCCTCAGAGGCTCGGGGTGTTCTTGGACTgcgaggagaggagggtgtCCTTCTACAACGCCGACGATATGAGCCTGCTGTACTCTTTCACCAACGGGCCAAGGGGCAAGGTGTTCCCCTTCTTCAGCCCGTGCATTAGTGACAGAAGCCAGAAACCTCAGCCTGTCAAACTCCTCCACTACCCTGCTGTCGCTCTGTCTGGCTAA
- the trim105 gene encoding tripartite motif containing 105 isoform X1 yields the protein MAAAAATATTSSKGSLREDLTCAICCDLFREPVMLACLHHFCKPCISRYWRGTQGPVSCPQCRKEFTSKQFQTNYLVTAMVEKVRATTSETYIRNLEKQLKETLESHRLKKEDFINSIRRDKDKLDTIKRVGADLQARVKGEFRALHQILQDEEACVLEQLRREQEEELEKVQRHLEAVELAVRELEDNLRALQQASTATECVVLTELPQLRPCVQVDTVPEFDINTFSSKYMAPLQYITWRKMFKSLKPGPSPLTFDVDTAHPSIHISRDKTVAVECNAMIPHLDHSKRFIQCVNVLAAQGFQSGRHYWEVEVASKPKWDVGVAAEAADRHARIKLSPESGYWTLRLRNGNEYSAGTQPWTRLHLCSFPQRLGVFLDCEERRVSFYNADDMSLLYSFTNGPRGKVFPFFSPCISDRSQKPQPVKLLHYPAVALSG from the exons ATGGCTGCTGCGGCCGCCACCGCCACCACATCGTCCAAAGGCAGCCTGAGAGAGGACCTGACATGTGCCATATGCTGTGACCTTTTCCGAGAGCCCGTCATGTTGGCCTGTTTGCACCACTTCTGCAAACCCTGCATCTCCAGGTACTGGAGGGGAACCCAAGGCCCTGTGAGCTGCCCACAGTGCCGCAAGGAGTTCACCTCCAAGCAGTTTCAAACAAACTACCTTGTGACAGCCATGGTGGAGAAGGTCAGGGCGACCACTTCGGAAACTTACATCAGGAACCTAGAG aaacaaCTTAAAGAGACTTTGGAGAGCCATCGCCTGAAGAAGGAGGACTTCATCAACAGCATTcgcagagacaaagacaagctgGATACCATAAAG AGAGTCGGAGCAGATCTGCAGGCTCGTGTCAAAGGCGAATTCAGAGCTCTCCATCAGATCCTGCAGGATGAGGAGGCCTGCgtgctggagcagctgaggagagagcaggaggaggagctggagaaagtGCAGCGCCACCTGGAGGCCGTCGAGCTGGCCGtgagggagctggaggacaATCTGAGAGCGCTACAGCAGGCTAGCACCGCCACTGAGTGCGTCGTGCTGACTGAG CTTCCACAGCTACG ACCATGTGTGCAGGTGGACACTGTGCCAGAGTTTGATATTAACACTTTCAGTAGCAAATACATGGCCCCCTTACAGTACATCACATGGAGAAAGATGTTCAAGTCTTTGAAGCCAG GTCCTTCTCCATTAACGTTTGACGTCGACACAGCTCACCCAAGCATCCACATCTCCAGGGACAAAACGGTGGCAGTCGAATGTAACGCCATGATCCCACATCTGGACCACAGCAAGCGTTTCATCCAGTGTGTCAACGTCCTCGCCGCCCAGGGCTTCCAGTCAGGCCGACACTACTGGGAGGTCGAAGTGGCCTCCAAGCCCAAGTGGGACGTGGGCGTGGCCGCCGAGGCCGCAGACAGGCACGCTCGGATCAAGCTGAGCCCCGAAAGCGGCTACTGGACGCTGCGGTTACGCAATGGGAACGAGTACTCAGCTGGCACGCAGCCCTGGACGAGGCTGCATCTGTGCTCTTTCCCTCAGAGGCTCGGGGTGTTCTTGGACTgcgaggagaggagggtgtCCTTCTACAACGCCGACGATATGAGCCTGCTGTACTCTTTCACCAACGGGCCAAGGGGCAAGGTGTTCCCCTTCTTCAGCCCGTGCATTAGTGACAGAAGCCAGAAACCTCAGCCTGTCAAACTCCTCCACTACCCTGCTGTCGCTCTGTCTGGCTAA